One region of Chanodichthys erythropterus isolate Z2021 chromosome 24, ASM2448905v1, whole genome shotgun sequence genomic DNA includes:
- the LOC137015361 gene encoding cingulin-like protein 1: MVMESFRRSQLDPVQADDSGSFGVKVQVQGIAGQPYVVLNAQGTRMPRSPDYPDVFLMEQQRLEFVSSMSGGASSAQTPPPDHYRSLRTFRNPSAAQLLNYQKNPEILRPYDPRSGMVSGRGWFSSPSSPVMVKRARIPLPGAGFAGPSVESVPCQPSHIICRLSVPASGLEVETNHTGSPRTGRVAHRSRITPEEKRRSRSLESRSTGSDPGTPAVRTEGRDVKAEVTGVDSTSAGVRSEVKEETERTAQATPDLLKGQRELPDQPDEETAKLVMVNFLKDGSSEGEAVIRRRVELMFDQINTLKFRALEEFEFADPLEEVKDLRDRRAALESHVCHLQQQLQETLQNRQSLLEEKEERNAELERLQEALERSEQEQVTLRHKLTDMEKELQTSLDQLLQARRARDQCRSDMRDLQQQLSDIHDELDSAKSCEAGARDGLLQDLCVLRGEFEALQRVQEEQEEALRRRERELTALRGALEDEISAHATDLQTLQEEQQQEIHRLLEATDQAKESVALLGRKVLEVAEEKEASQTLISDLTQTKAELVQKTSALEEQISSLNLLIQQKETQETQLRERVEQLMVEKQNLEEELQEVRQQEEHMCGANRALTRHLEDTQSELSRLNRAHRELKERFEEESRQMEELRRRRSELEEERRSQQRVFERLQEEMSAAVVNSEQETQRLQEEVDALRDQSHRELDTLHTQLHNTHTQLHTHTHAAQEHQRERCVLEEKLSRCELDLNEAELKSQQLQKRIKELEENRHTHDDRHCKLMEVRVCELERSVMEERSGSDALMKRLERGREQMEQVRAELLQERAARHDLECDRIRLERQNKDLRSRVSQLEGSQRSGTDAAISKLQLQVHELEERLLGEEKENGELQQLNRRLERRMKELTLHLEEERLSLQDQRDQLALRLKTLKRQLDEAEEEMERLENSKKKLQRDLEEQQELNEQLHTEICGLRRNNRPSKLQPSADDEDDEDETDAALDTQ; the protein is encoded by the exons ATGGTGATGGAGTCATTCAGACGCTCTCAGCTCGACCCGGTTCAGGCCGATGATTCGGGCTCGTTCGGGGTGAAGGTGCAGGTGCAGGGCATCGCCGGCCAGCCGTATGTGGTCCTGAACGCTCAGGGGACACGCATGCCACGCTCTCCGGACTATCCTGACGTGTTCCTGATGGAGCAGCAGCGGCTGGAGTTTGTGTCCAGCATGAGCGGCGGCGCTTCCAGTGCTCAAACTCCTCCACCGGATCATTATAGATCCCTGAGGACCTTCAGGAACCCGTCGGCAGCTCAGCTGCTGAACTACCAGAAGAACCCTGAGATCCTCCGACCGTATGATCCCAGGAGCGGGATGGTCTCCGGACGCGGCTGGTTCAGCAGCCCTTCCTCGCCCGTGATGGTGAAGAGAGCCAGGATCCCGCTGCCGGGAGCGGGATTCGCGGGCCCGTCGGTGGAGAGCGTCCCCTGCCAGCCGTCTCACATCATCTGCAGGCTGTCTGTCCCGGCCTCAGGTTTAGAGGTGGAGACGAACCACACCGGATCCCCTCGGACCGGACGAGTCGCTCACCGGAGCAGAATCACTCCTGAGGAAAAGAGGCGCTCCAGAAGCCTGGAGTCCAGATCCACCGGCTCTGATCCAGGGACTCCCGCTGTCAGAACAGAAGGCCGGGATGTGAAGGCTGAGGTCACAGGGGTCGACTCAACATCTGCAGGGgtgaggtcagaggtcaaagaagagacagagagaacGGCTCAG GCCACTCCTGATCTCCTGAAAGGACAGCGAGAGCTTCCGGATCAGCCCGATGAGGAAACCGCTAAACTGGTGATGGTTAACTTCCTCAAAGATGG GTCCAGTGAGGGTGAAGCTGTTATCAGGCGGCGGGTGGAGCTGATGTTTGACCAGATCAACACGCTGAAGTTCAGAGCGCTGGAGGAG TTTGAGTTTGCAGATCCTCTGGAGGAGGTGAAGGATCTCAGAGACAGAAGGGCGGCGCTAGAGAGCCACGTCTGTCACTTACAGCAGCAGCTGCAGGAAACGCTGCAG AACCGCCAGAGTTTGCTTGAGGAGAAGGAGGAGAGAAACGCGGAGCTGGAGAGACTCCAGGAGGCGCTAGAGAGGAGCGAACAGGAGCAGGTGACGCTGAGACACAAGCTGACCGACATGGAGAAAGAGCTGCAGACGTCACTCGACCA actCCTGCAGGCCAGAAGGGCTCGTGATCAGTGTCGCTCTGACATGAGGGATCTCCAGCAGCAGCTGTCTGACATCCACGACGAGCTGGACAGCGCCAAGAGCTGCGAGGCCGGAGCGAGGGACGGGCTGCTGCAG GATCTGTGTGTGCTGCGGGGCGAGTTCGAGGCGCTGCAGCGGGTGCAGGAGGAGCAGGAGGAGGCGTTACGCCGCAGGGAGAGGGAGCTGACGGCCCTGCGAGGAGCGCTGGAGGACGAGATCTCTGCTCACGCCACAGACCTGCAGACGCTGCAGGAGGAGCAGCAGCAGGAGATCCACCGGCTGCTGGAGGCCACGGACCAGGCCAAAGAG AGTGTGGCGCTGTTGGGACGGAAGGTTCTGGAGGTGGCGGAGGAGAAAGAAGCCAGTCAGACGCTGATCTCAGACCTGACGCAGACGAAAGCAGAGCTCGTGCAGAAGACCAGCGCTCTGGAGGAGCAGATCTCCTCTCTCAACCTCCTCATCCAGCAGAAGGAGACGCAGGAGACGCAGCTCAGAGAACGCGTGGAGCAGCTGATG GTGGAGAAACAGAATCTGGAGGAGGAGCTGCAGGAGGTCAGACAGCAGGAGGAGCACATGTGTGGAGCCAACCGAGCGCTGACCAGACACCTGGAGGACACGCAG AGTGAGCTGAGCAGGCTGAATCGAGCTCACCGTGAGCTGAAGGAGAGGTTCGAGGAGGAGAGCCGGCAGATGGAGGAGCTGCGGAGGAGGCGCAGTGAGTTAGAGGAGGAGAGGAGGAGCCAGCAGCGAGTGTTTGAGCGGCTGCAGGAGGAG atgaGCGCGGCGGTCGTGAACTCAGAGCAGGAGACGCAGCGGCTGCAGGAGGAGGTGGACGCGCTCAGAGATCAGAGCCACAGAGAACTGGACACGCTACACACACAGctgcacaacacacacacacaactacacacacacacacacgccgcACAGGAGCACCAGAGAGag cggTGTGTGCTGGAGGAGAAACTCTCTCGCTGTGAGTTGGATCTGAACGAGGCGGAGCTGAAATCTCAACAGCTGCAGAAGAGAATTAAAGAGCTGGAGGAGAATCGACACACACACGACGACAGACACTGCAAACTCATggag gtgcGAGTGTGTGAGCTGGAGAGGAGTGTGATGGAGGAGCGCAGCGGCTCGGACGCGCTCATGAAGAGGCTGGAGAGAGGACGAGAgcag atggAGCAGGTGAGAGCAGAACTGCTGCAGGAACGAGCCGCTCGACACGACCTGGAATGTGACCGAATCCGTCTGGAGCGTCAG AATAAGGATCTGCGGAGCCGCGTGTCGCAGCTGGAGGGATCTCAGCGCTCCGGGACGGACGCCGCCATCTCCAAACTCCAGCTCCAGGTTCACGAGCTGGAGGAGAGGCTGCTGGGAGAGGAGAA GGAGAACGGAGAGCTGCAGCAGCTGAACCGCCGGCTGGAGCGCCGCATGAAGGAGCTGACGCTGCACCTGGAGGAGGAGCGGCTGTCGCTGCAGGACCAGAGAGATCAG CTGGCACTGCGTCTGAAAACACTGAAGCGTCAGCTGGACGAGGCCGAGGAGGAGATGGAGAGGCTGGAGAACAGCAAGAAGAAGCTGCAGAGAGACCTGGAGGAGCAGCAGGAGCTGAACGAGCAGCTGCACACCGAGATCTGCGGCCTCAG GCGCAACAACAGACCCAGTAAACTGCAGCCTTCAgctgatgatgaagatgatgaagatgagACTGACGCAGCACTAGACACACAATAA